GAAAACTCGTATTCCAACATGAGCATCCATTTCAAAAGCTGCTGCACAATGAAACTGCGCATGCTATTCAGAGGCGTCTGCAATGGGATGGGATCACTACCGTCATACTGCCGATTCGGGTAACCATTTAACATAACTTCTTTCGGAATGATAAATAATGGCGGGTTTTTACGAGAGGTATATCGGGTATGGTGATACGGGCGGACATGCAGAGAACTAACTATCAAGGTGACCCCGTATCCACATACCATGCCATATATAATCTGATCAATCCAAGTTGATCAGCGATCAAGCATTAACGGTCAGGGGCATCGTGTCACGGTCATCTGCATTCCAATCCGGAAAGGGTTCTCTATTGATTCTCCTTATATCCTTGCCAATCTCAAGTTTTATTGCGTTGCCATCCACCAGAGAGCTGCATCCGAATATTTCTATAAGCATAGTCTCCATGGCATTTCCGGCCAGGTAAAATTCTGTTTCGATCCCTTTTATCCGGCTGATTGAATGGATTTTGGCTACCCTCTTATCGGGAGAGGTGCAACCGAATATTTCTATAAGCACTTCTTCCATTGTTTTGTTGTTTATATCAGATTCCAGATTCCATTTCATAGCCATGGCACCCTCCTTATATTCTGACTTCATTATCATACATTACTCAATAAGCAAGGATTGTGCCAAATACCAATTAACTGTATGATCAATACGTTATGGATATAGAGACTATATATCTATCATATTTAACAGATGTTAACTGACACATATCTCAGTACTGATAATATCTGTTAAATATGATAGAATATTATTTACATAGTTATATGAAATCCTGTAAAATGCTAAATATGACAAGGTTCTTCTGGTAAAAGTTCTATGAAGATAGATGAAAACCTGTTTTTCAGAGAAACTACATTACGTATATGCGGGAGCCTCGAGATTGAAAAGGCACTCTGGCATTGTTTCCTTTACGTCCGTAACATCATACCCACTGACGAACTTATTCTGACCGAATATAACCACAGCACGGGAACATTAGATGTAGTTGCAACCGCGTATGAGGATGGCGGCATTTCAAGTACGGATAAAATCCCCATGCCCCCGCATCTTCAGAGACAACTGGAAGACCCCTTCAAATTCCCGCGGGTAAGGACATCGGACGATGTATACAAGGATGAAATACTTGCAATCGTTGCCGGAAAGTACCGTTGGACTGACTCCTCCATTATCGTTGGACGGCTTATTGTTGAAAATAAATTTGTCGGGTCTTTAATTGGCAGGGCAACCGGGAAAGGACGATACACGGAAGATGATGCAAAACTATGGTCACTTATAAATGAGCCTGCGGCAGTTGCCCTTGCCAATAGTCGTCGCTATATGGAATTGATGAAGCTTAAAGAGATGCTTGCAGACGACAGTAAATATTTTCAGAACGAATTACGACGTGGTTTCAGCGAAGAGATCATAGGCGCTGAATTCGGCCTGAAAGGGGTAATGGAACAAATCTTGAAAGTGGCGCCTCAGTCGAGTCCCGTATTACTTTATGGTGAGACAGGCACCGGTAAGGAACTTATTGCCAATGCAATTCACAATTATTCAACTATAAACAATGGACCTCTTATAAAGGTCAACTGCGGGGCCATACCCGAATCTCTTATCGACAGCGAGCTTTTCGGTCATGAAAAAGGCGCCTTCACCGGCGCCCTATCCCAACAAAGAGGCAGATTTGAACGTGCCGATGGAGGCACCATCTTTCTCGATGAAGTCAGCGAACTGCCTTTTCATGCCCAGGTTCGCCTGCTCAGAGTCCTTCAGGAGAAAGAAATAGAGCGCGTTGGCGGAACCCATTCCATAAAAGTCGAAATACGGATTATCTCTGCTACCAATAAGGACCTCAAGACACTTGTAAAAGAAAACCTTTTCAGGGACGATCTGTACTACCGCTTATGTGTGTTTCCCATATATATCCCGCCCCTCAGGGAACGCAAGGTTGATATCCCGGGCCTTATTGATTATTTCATGCGAAAAAAGGCAATTGAAATCGGCTTGCATTTTAAACCGGCCCTTTTGCCCGGCACCATGGAACTACTTGTTGATTATGACTGGCCGGGCAACGTAAGGGAGTTGAGCAATGTCCTCGAGCGCGCGATTATTATTCACGGCGGGAGACCACTGAGCTTCGAAGACATTGTCGGCATACAGATACACAGCAATGAGCAGTCGGAATACATGGGGTACAGCCAGGAAAACAATGATCTGTCACTCAACAACATTGAAACACAGCATATCAGAATGGCTTTGAAAATGGCCGGGGGAAGGGTGGAGGGACAAAAAGGGGCAGCCGCCATCCTGGGGATAAATCCCGGTACCTTGCGGCACAGGATGAGGAAGTTGAGTATCCCATTCGGCAGGGCAGCAAAAACATAGTCCGGAAAACCTCATCGCAATCAATGAAGAAAAACGGGATATCGTATGATCCCGATAAATAATGGGGGTGAATTATGGATATGGAATTTCATTATTACATTACTTGCATCATCGCACGCAGGGCTGGTTTCAAGCCGGAAGATGCCCGGATAATCGCATACTCATCACAGTACACCGATGACAATGATACAATATATAAAATTCACAAAGGCCACCCGGATGAATATTTAAACTATATCAGCCAAACAATGGATATCTTTAATCCGCAGAAAGAATATATGAGGATCTACCCGGTTTTTCATTTCATGCCGGGAACATTAACAGAGATTACCGGCAATACTGCCCATCGACGCGACGGCAAGCTTCATATAATGAATACCATACCCGATAATCTTAACAGCAAACAACTGCTTCAAGCTGCCCTTTATTCTCGTAACCCTTACAGCATAGGTATAGCCACACATATGTATGCAGACACCTTTGCTCATCAGAATTTTGTCGGATTTAATGAAGGCTTCAATGAAATGAAAGGCATTATTGAAAACCTTATTCCCAATATCGGACACGCCGATGCCAAACATAAACCGGATGTGCCGGGCTTAATTTGGGAAGATGAACGCCTTGTTCCAAGTCACTCGGAAATAGACAACAAGAAACGTTTCCTTGACGCAGCTCGATGCATCTATGAAAAATACACCAATTTTCTCAACACTCCTGATGATAGCAGCTATTTAATAGCCCAGATAGATGAAGCAATCGGCACATATGACAACAGCAAGGAAGATCGTATTAATCAATATAAGGCCTTGATCGGCAACGATTTTATTGAATACGATAAAAAACAATGGTTTAAAGAGGCAATTGATTTTGTGAATGATGAAATCCTGTATTCAGGTGGTGAATATAATGTTCCTACAAGTGAAACAGGGTGGGTCTGGAAGGGAAATTACAAAGAAACAGACTGGTACAGATTTCAGGAAGCCGTAAAAACTTACCAATGGTTGGCAATGGATACAGTGATCGGCCCGATTTTCGCTAAAATGGAATTTAAGGGAATATAAATAGACCATCCAGTTGCAAGCAGCGGGTTGTTCTTACGGGCATAATGAGGTAACAGATTATGAAAAAGTTGCTCAGGTTGTTTTTATATTTATTGTGTTTCTCTATGCTGTTTGCCGGCTGTGCGGGACATTCAAACGAGGTCAGCAAAATAGCCGCTGATATTTACTCCGGAAGCAACATAAAGGAACCGCTTCCTTCTCATGCCTTTAAATCCGACGGCTGCTCATGTTTCCCTGACGGCAACTGGGTGGAATGTTGTATCAAGCACGATCTGGCATACTGGGCAGGCGGCACCCGTGAGGAAAGATTGAATGCCGATGGAGAGTTGAAAAAGTGCGTATCGGAGAAAGGCCATCCAATAACAGCTTTTTTTATGTACTACGGTGTCAGGGCAGGCGGCGTATGGTGGCTGCCGACTCCTTTCCGGTGGGGTTTCGGCTGGGATTACCCGCAGTCAGGACCTCCGAACAAGCCATACTGAGATCAATGGGCTTCAACTTAAATTCCCGTCTCTCATTTATACTGTATATCCCCAAGCCTCGGATGCATCCTGTATTGAAACCCGAACTCGACAGGAACATCCCCCGATAATTTCTTGACAATTTCTTCGATATTTTTCTTGTCGTCTATGTTGTGCACGACACCACCTGCAACCAACCCGTATTCCACAAGACCTTCTTCTTTAAATCCTACCTCAAGTGTTGATACGGACAGGTCAGAGTTTATTGCGATTTCCGCCCTTATTTTTGCTGCAAGGGCCTTTAACTGTAGCACTTTGCCTGTCTTTTCCGTATATACTTTATCTCTTTTTTCAAGCTCTTCTTTTACAATATTGATAATTTCATCATATGTTTTAGTGCTTGTATCAAAAACAAAATCGTATTGTTCAGGGTCATCCCAGGCACTTCCATAAATCAGATAGACAGCGCCTGCCATCTCTTTATCAGCCTTTTCTATGAGAAATCGGGCGTCTTCACTGTTATTGATTTCCTGCCATCGCATTACATTTTCAATCCTCTTTTTAATTGGCGCTGTCGTCCGTATCCTCAAAGCATGTGGCATCCCGTTCAAAAGGAAATTGCCGCCTCTTCCCATAATCACAACCCTGTCATGCAAAGCATAATTAAGAATGTGACTTTGATTTAAAGCCACAAAACCCCTGTAAGACCATTCATATCTCTCGATAACAGTCGGTTGATTTTCGTCAAGATATTTTGTCAGCTCCTCCCAACTGGCGCCCACCTTCTTCATATCCTCAAGAATCAGTTTTCTGTCAACATATCCATAATCCAAGAGCCCGGCTATGCTTTTGCCGATCTCTTTGCCACCGCTTCCGTATTCCCTTGCTATCGTCAGTATGGCCATAGCCCCTCCTTGTAAATGTCTTTTTTGGAAGAATCTATTTCTGAAATGGGATCACCCAGACCAGCATTGCCGGGATATAACAAAAAATCAGCGATATAATAACATAGGGCACTGTAATGCCCAGAAATTCTTTTAAACCGACCTTTCTCTGGTCTTCTTTCTCACCCATGCTTTTGGCTACAAATAATGCAGGGGCACCTGCAACAGTCAGGTTACTGCCCAACGTACCGGCCCATAATAACATCCAGTACAACGGCCAGGGGTTCATCCCCGTATCTTTTGCGAGGTCTCTGATGACATAGAGCATGGTAAGGATATAGGCATCATGCTCCACAATACCCACGATTGGGGCCGTTACCCAGTAGAGAGCTGTTGCGCCCCCTATCAGGCTTTTCTGGATCAATGGAGTAATTGCATTGGATACGAGTTTTATCACCCCGGCATGTTCCAGACCGCCAACCAAAGCAAAAAGAGAAACGTAAAAGAATATGGCCCTCCAGTCCAACTCTGAAAATACCTGTTCAACATTGGGAATTTCCAGGGTAAAACGGTCCTTAAAAACTTCAAATATAAGCATGATTGCCATAGCGCCCCACATGGCAATAAACCCGAGGGTATAACCGAATATTGGTCTTAAGGCCATAGCAACGATTGTGAGCACAAAGATGCTGCAAGTGATTATGGCAAAGGGTTTATCCTTTATATGGTCAAGGGGTTTTTCCTCAGACATGGATGCAACATCCATGCGTATATCCTTGTACTTTTTTGAAAATATCCAGTAAAAAGATCCGCATGTAATAATGTATGAGATACAGAGGATAAAAAATGATGAGGGCCGCCCCAGATACCACAGGAAACCGCTGAATTCTATGCCTGAAACACTGTGGAGCATCTGTGGAGGCAAATCACCCAACAGCATTGCCGTACCCATGAAGTTTGCGCATAAACCGACGAACATGACAGGCGCAAAAGCAGGAAAATTGAATCGTCGACATGCATGAAACACAACAGGCGCGAACATGAGGACAACTACTACATTGTCGATCAGCATTGATACAAATCCGGCAAGCATACCAAGGACTGTTACAAAAATTGCCACGTTTCCCTTGGACATCTTTAAGATAATAGCAGCCAGAAAGTCCGGCACACCGGATTTACCGAAATAGCCCGATATAATCCATATGCTCAGGAGTATGGCTATGACATTCCAGTCAACAATCTTAAAGGCATCAATATCGCTGTAAATGCCGACAAAGATCATCAGAATGATCCCTGAGAGCGCAGCGATGACGCTGTCAATCCAACCGGTGATTACAAGGATGATACTGGCGAGGAAGATAACGCTTGCTGCAATTTGTATAAAATCCATGTCTCATTACCCCCTGTTAATTGTGATACAAAAAAGGCGGGAAATAAACCCGCCTTTATTTGTATCAAATATTTTAATTAATGTATACAATTTTTTTTAAATCAAATTACTCCCATGGCTTTCAGTACGGACAGCATAACCGCTGCTGCCATAACAGAACCGACCTGGCCGCCTGCATTGGCGCCCATGGCATGCATAAGAAGATAATTCTTTCTGTTGTACTTCTGACCTTCTTTCTGGACTACACGGGCAGACATGGGGAATGCCGAGATGCCGGCTGCGCCGATCAAGGGGTTAACCTTTCCGCCTGTCACGTAATAGAGTATCTTTCCGAAGAGTACGCCGCCAACCGTATCAAGGCATATAGCCAAAAGACCCAGTGCAAGAATAATTAAGGTTGTAGGTTTAACAAATAACGGTCCGTTCATTGTAGCACCGATTGATAATCCGAGAAATAAGGTAACGATGTTGGCTATCTCATTTTCAGATGCTTTGGTAAGTCTGGCAACTGCGCCTGACTCCTTCATGAAATTGCCGAGCATAATCGTTGCAAGAAGCGGTAATCCCATTGGTGCAATAAGACCACCAACTATTGTGATGACAATCGGGAAAAGCAGCGCTGTGGTATCCGACACTGTCTTCTTGTGTGTCTTCATGATAGTCACACGTTCTTTCTTTGTGGTAAGCATCCTCATAATCGGCGGCTGAAGCACCGGTACTAATGACATATATGAATATGCCGCAACCGTGCAGGGACCAAGCAGCTCCTTTGCATATTTGGATGCAACAAAGATAACTGTCGGCCCGTCGCAGGCGCCTATAATACCGATAGTAACAGCTTCGTTATAGGGAAAACCCATCCAAAGGGCAAGAAGAAGTACCAGAAATATACCGAGCTGCCCTGCTGCCCCGAGAAGAAAAGTATAGGGGCTTTCCAGTACAGGCCTGAAATCTGTCATAGCCCCGATACCGACAAAGATGAGTAAGGGGAACAATTCCGTTATAACGCCCATATCATAGAGGGTCCTGAGAAAGCCTTCTTTTTCCATAAGATCTGCAAGGGGAATATTCACGATAATACAACCGAAACCAATGGGAACAAGAAGCAACGGCTCAAAATCCTTTTTAATTCCCAGATAAAGGAGGATTCCACCTATTATCATCATCACCACATTTGACCAGTGCAGGGCTGAAAAACCTGCTATAAGTCCTGATAAACCACCTAATATTGCTTCAGTCATCTAATTTTCCTCCTTTCCTATTCTTCATCTTTTCTGTACGGAAATATCTTTTTCAAAGCACTCATTATAAAACTGAATAAAATGAGTGTAGCAATTGTTCCGCCCATGCCTACTACAAGCAAGGTTAAACCGAATGTCCATTTATCCATCATAAGCCTGCCTCCTCGGGGTTTGATATTTTGTCTTGTTATTCATAAATAATTAACTAATATATTGTCAAGAGAATTATTTCACAAATCGCCACATGTCTATAATCTTTATCTTTTGTCGGTCTGCAGTTTAACACTGCATCCGTTCCCTGACAATCAGGGTATTCCTGATTTTATGATTCGAAAAACCTGATTTTCCTGGTTCTAAAACTCGCAGACCATGGGCCTCATCGTTACGTACATAGCGCACAGACAGGCAACGCCTTCCCATTGCATCACTATGTGCAGAGGCCGGGTAGGAAAAACTCAGGAAACTCCGGGCCCCTCCCCTCTTGTTTTTTTGTTTAATCTATAATAAGATTTCAAACGGGCAATTATGGAGAAGCTTTTCCCCAAGGGTAAAATACAAAAACTGATGTTCTGGTGTTTGCTGCTGGCTACCCTATTCAGCTTTTTTCTCTCTATTTTTCTTATCTATAATCATATTTCCTATAAAAACACCATTGCAAAAAAAGTTAAAAACCAGGTGGTTCACCATACCATGGAGGGCGCAAGAGCAATAGACAATATTCTTAAAAAACGTATGTCTATTGCTCAAAATATTGCTGATGATTTAACAGCCAACAAACTCAGCATGAAAGAGATTTTAAAGAAAATCAGGGATATTGTTGATGAGAACCTGCACATTCACGGTATTGCCATTGCTTATAGGCCTTATGCATACAATCCAAAGGTCAGGCTCCATGCGTCTTACTATGCGAGAAAATACGGGAAACCGCAATTAATTCAGGTAGAATCAGTCTATGACTATACTAAATCGGAACACGAGTGGTATACCCTTCCAATGGAAAAAGGGGCCATGTGGGTCGGGCCTTATTCCGGACAGGCAGGCGGTGTCCTGATGACCACATATTCTGTCCCCTTTTACAAGGTTGACTCTGCAACAAAGGAAAAAATCGCTCTTGGCGTGGTAGCCCTTGATATTTCCCTGGATTGGGTGAAAAATATAGTGGACTCCCTTGATTTTGGCCATAGCGGTTACGGCGCGGTCATATCAAAAAAAGGTGTGTATCTTTATCACCCCAACAGGGAGTATGTTCAAAAATCAAAAACAATCTTTGACGTGGCAGGGGAATCGAAAGATACGGGGAGGGAAATAGCAGGCATAAAATCATTGAGAGGCGAAAAAGGGGTTGTAGAACATACCGGTGTTACCACGGGACTCCCTTCGTGGCTTATTTTTGAGCCAATACCTTCCGCTGGATGGTCATTACATCTCACATTTATCAAAGATGATATTCCGGTAAACCTTGATATTCTCAGGCGACAACTTATGGTGATTGTCCTTGTCTTAACAATTTTTGGTCTGTCGTTCTCATCGCTTGTTTTCCGCGCTTATGAAGGTGACAACGGGAATCTCTGGAGGATTTGCACCATTGTTTTCATTGTGCTTCTATCAGGGATAGGTATTCTCTGGCACATTGCATTGTCATTTGATACAGACTTGAAAAGTAGAGGTGTAAAGATTATCGGAAAGGCCGGTCTGGATAGTTTTATGCATTCATATAGCAAGGAATTTATTCAAAGAGGTGCCGGCGAACCGAAATATGTACCAACCGGAATCTTTATACGGTCGGCTGAGTTCTCCGGGGCAAATAAGATATTAATGAGCGGATATATCTGGCAGAAATATAACAACAAGACCCACAAAGATATTTCCCGGGGGTTTATCCTTCCCGATGCCATAGGTGATATAAAAATCAGCGAAGCCTATTCCTTTATGCAAAAAGACATGAGGGTAATTGGCTGGTATTTTCAGGCTACGCTGTATGGACGTCTTGATTATTCCAGATACCCTGTTGATTACGAAAGACTTGGGATACAGATTCGTCATCAGGATCTCGGTAAAAATGTGATTCTTATTCCTGACCTCGAGGCATATAAATTTATCAATCCGAGTACCTTGCCGGGCCTGGGGAAAGATTTTGTTATTCCTGACTGGGAAGTAAAAAATACCTTTTTCGAATTTATAATGAAAAATTATGACACAAATTTCGGGATTCAAGATTACTCAGGCCAGGATAATTTTCCTGAACTATATTTTAACATAATGATAAAAAGGAATCTGGTTGATGCATTCATTCGAAATATGACCCCCCTTATCATTGTGGCGTTGCTCTTGTTTGCCGTTATGTTTATTATGGCTGAAGAGAAAATGTCAAAAAAGTTTGCCATGGACATTGGGGAAAATCTGGTTTTTATAGGGTCAATGTGTTTTGTTATTATTTTTTCACATATCAACACCAGGGGTAGAATCCCTACACAGGAAATATTCTATCTTGAGTATTTTTATTTCGTTATCTACATTGCCCTTTTATGGGTTCCGATAAGCGCCATCCTGTTTGTAGGCGGAAACAAGTCATCTTTTATTCAATATAAGGGGAATCTTTTTTCAAAGTTACTATACTGGCCGGTAATACTGGGGGCGTTATTTACAATTACCATGATCACTTTCTATTAACGTCTTCAATACTTGCTGTTGCTATAACAAAAAAAAGTGTGCGACTGAAACAGACTATTTACAAGACAATACCAAACACTAAACAAGGGGGGTCAAGATGGCAACAAAGAAAACAGTTGAAAGTCCGGAATTTTTGTATTTGCCTCTGGAAAATATTATCGTGGAAGAACAGATTCGGTCAGGCATAGATACAGAAAGCGAGTCTTTTAAATCCCTCATGGAGTCGATTAAAGATCGGGGTGTTCTTGAACCTGTGCTTGTGACGCCTAAAGACGGCAAATACCTGCTGCTCTGCGGAGAACGCCGATATCTGGCTGTACAAAAGCTTGATCTGGAATCCATTCCGGCGCGTGTTGTTAAT
The sequence above is drawn from the Pseudomonadota bacterium genome and encodes:
- a CDS encoding sodium ion-translocating decarboxylase subunit beta: MTEAILGGLSGLIAGFSALHWSNVVMMIIGGILLYLGIKKDFEPLLLVPIGFGCIIVNIPLADLMEKEGFLRTLYDMGVITELFPLLIFVGIGAMTDFRPVLESPYTFLLGAAGQLGIFLVLLLALWMGFPYNEAVTIGIIGACDGPTVIFVASKYAKELLGPCTVAAYSYMSLVPVLQPPIMRMLTTKKERVTIMKTHKKTVSDTTALLFPIVITIVGGLIAPMGLPLLATIMLGNFMKESGAVARLTKASENEIANIVTLFLGLSIGATMNGPLFVKPTTLIILALGLLAICLDTVGGVLFGKILYYVTGGKVNPLIGAAGISAFPMSARVVQKEGQKYNRKNYLLMHAMGANAGGQVGSVMAAAVMLSVLKAMGVI
- a CDS encoding cytidylate kinase-like family protein; the protein is MAILTIAREYGSGGKEIGKSIAGLLDYGYVDRKLILEDMKKVGASWEELTKYLDENQPTVIERYEWSYRGFVALNQSHILNYALHDRVVIMGRGGNFLLNGMPHALRIRTTAPIKKRIENVMRWQEINNSEDARFLIEKADKEMAGAVYLIYGSAWDDPEQYDFVFDTSTKTYDEIINIVKEELEKRDKVYTEKTGKVLQLKALAAKIRAEIAINSDLSVSTLEVGFKEEGLVEYGLVAGGVVHNIDDKKNIEEIVKKLSGDVPVEFGFQYRMHPRLGDIQYK
- a CDS encoding SLC13 family permease, with protein sequence MDFIQIAASVIFLASIILVITGWIDSVIAALSGIILMIFVGIYSDIDAFKIVDWNVIAILLSIWIISGYFGKSGVPDFLAAIILKMSKGNVAIFVTVLGMLAGFVSMLIDNVVVVLMFAPVVFHACRRFNFPAFAPVMFVGLCANFMGTAMLLGDLPPQMLHSVSGIEFSGFLWYLGRPSSFFILCISYIITCGSFYWIFSKKYKDIRMDVASMSEEKPLDHIKDKPFAIITCSIFVLTIVAMALRPIFGYTLGFIAMWGAMAIMLIFEVFKDRFTLEIPNVEQVFSELDWRAIFFYVSLFALVGGLEHAGVIKLVSNAITPLIQKSLIGGATALYWVTAPIVGIVEHDAYILTMLYVIRDLAKDTGMNPWPLYWMLLWAGTLGSNLTVAGAPALFVAKSMGEKEDQRKVGLKEFLGITVPYVIISLIFCYIPAMLVWVIPFQK
- a CDS encoding sigma 54-interacting transcriptional regulator translates to MKIDENLFFRETTLRICGSLEIEKALWHCFLYVRNIIPTDELILTEYNHSTGTLDVVATAYEDGGISSTDKIPMPPHLQRQLEDPFKFPRVRTSDDVYKDEILAIVAGKYRWTDSSIIVGRLIVENKFVGSLIGRATGKGRYTEDDAKLWSLINEPAAVALANSRRYMELMKLKEMLADDSKYFQNELRRGFSEEIIGAEFGLKGVMEQILKVAPQSSPVLLYGETGTGKELIANAIHNYSTINNGPLIKVNCGAIPESLIDSELFGHEKGAFTGALSQQRGRFERADGGTIFLDEVSELPFHAQVRLLRVLQEKEIERVGGTHSIKVEIRIISATNKDLKTLVKENLFRDDLYYRLCVFPIYIPPLRERKVDIPGLIDYFMRKKAIEIGLHFKPALLPGTMELLVDYDWPGNVRELSNVLERAIIIHGGRPLSFEDIVGIQIHSNEQSEYMGYSQENNDLSLNNIETQHIRMALKMAGGRVEGQKGAAAILGINPGTLRHRMRKLSIPFGRAAKT
- a CDS encoding cache domain-containing protein, which translates into the protein MEKLFPKGKIQKLMFWCLLLATLFSFFLSIFLIYNHISYKNTIAKKVKNQVVHHTMEGARAIDNILKKRMSIAQNIADDLTANKLSMKEILKKIRDIVDENLHIHGIAIAYRPYAYNPKVRLHASYYARKYGKPQLIQVESVYDYTKSEHEWYTLPMEKGAMWVGPYSGQAGGVLMTTYSVPFYKVDSATKEKIALGVVALDISLDWVKNIVDSLDFGHSGYGAVISKKGVYLYHPNREYVQKSKTIFDVAGESKDTGREIAGIKSLRGEKGVVEHTGVTTGLPSWLIFEPIPSAGWSLHLTFIKDDIPVNLDILRRQLMVIVLVLTIFGLSFSSLVFRAYEGDNGNLWRICTIVFIVLLSGIGILWHIALSFDTDLKSRGVKIIGKAGLDSFMHSYSKEFIQRGAGEPKYVPTGIFIRSAEFSGANKILMSGYIWQKYNNKTHKDISRGFILPDAIGDIKISEAYSFMQKDMRVIGWYFQATLYGRLDYSRYPVDYERLGIQIRHQDLGKNVILIPDLEAYKFINPSTLPGLGKDFVIPDWEVKNTFFEFIMKNYDTNFGIQDYSGQDNFPELYFNIMIKRNLVDAFIRNMTPLIIVALLLFAVMFIMAEEKMSKKFAMDIGENLVFIGSMCFVIIFSHINTRGRIPTQEIFYLEYFYFVIYIALLWVPISAILFVGGNKSSFIQYKGNLFSKLLYWPVILGALFTITMITFY
- a CDS encoding OadG family protein encodes the protein MMDKWTFGLTLLVVGMGGTIATLILFSFIMSALKKIFPYRKDEE